The stretch of DNA ATGCCTCGGTCCACTGTGGGAGCGGGCTTGCTCGCGAAGAGGCCAGTACCGACACCGCAGATCCCGGATAAAAAAACCCCCGCCCAACCCACTGCGGATAGGGGACGCAGCGGGCTGGACGGGGGCTTCTTGCTCTGCAGATCGTTACTGCGCGATGGTTTTCACCGACACGCCGCGTTCGATCGGGGTGGAGCGGCCGTAGATATCTTCGAAACGCTCGATATCGTCTTCGCCCAGGTAGCTGCCCGATTGCACTTCGATGATTTCCAGCGGGATCTTGCCCGGGTTGCGCAAGCGGTGCACCGAGGCGATCGGGATGTAGGTCGACTGGTTTTCGCAGAGCAGGAACACGTTTTCATCGCAGGTCACTTCGGCAGTGCCGCTGACCACGATCCAGTGTTCGGCGCGGTGATGGTGCATCTGCAGCGACAGGCACGCGCCCGGTTTGACCGAGATGTGCTTGACCTGGAAACGCCCGCCCATGTCCACCGAGTCATAGGAGCCCCACGGACGGTAGACCTCGCAGTGGTTCTGGGTTTCGCTGCGACCCTGTTCGTTGAGCGTGTTGACCATCTGTTTGACGCCCTGAACCTTGTCCTTGTGGGCGATCATCATCGCGTCCTTGGTTTCGACCACGACGATGTTTTCCAGGCCGATCACCGACACCAGTTTGCCGTTGCCGTGGATCATGCAGTTCTTGCTGTCCTGAATCACCACGTCGCCTTTGCTGACGTTGCCGTTGGCGTCTTTCTCGTTGACTTCCCACAGCGATGACCAGCAACCGACATCGCTCCAGCCGGCGCTCAGCGGCACCACGCAGGCACGCTGGGTTTTTTCCATCACCGAGTAGTCGATGGAGTTGTCCGGGCAGCAGGCGAAGGTGGCTTCGTCCAGTGTGACGGTGTCGGCGTCCTGCTGGCTGCGCTCCAGAGTCAGCAGACAGGTGTCGTAGATGTCCGGATCATGCTTTTTCAGCTCTTCGAGGAAGCGGCTGGCGCGGAACAGGAACATGCCGCTGTTCCAGTAGTAGCCGCCGGATTCGACGTACTCGGTAGCACGTTTGACGTCGGGTTTTTCGACGAAGTGCGAAACGCGGCTGACGCCTTCCGGCAGCAGCGAATCAGCGGTGGACTTGATGTAGCCGTAACCGGTTTCCGGTTTGGTCGCCGGTACGCCGAACAGCACCATTTCGCCGTTTTCGGCGGCCACGGTGGCCAGGGCGAGGGCGCGTTGCAGGGCTTTCTGGTCTTCCAGCACGTGGTCGGCCGGCAGCACCAGCATCAGTTCGTCACGACCTTCGTTGACCAGCATCATCGCAGTCAGCGCCACCGCCGGCGCGGTGTTGCGGCCGAACGGCTCCATCAGGATGCGCTGGCATTCAAGGTTACGGTTGGCCAACTGCTCGTTGACGATGAAGCGGTGATCCTTGTTGCAGACCACGATCGGCGTGTCCATGCCTTCGAACACCAGGCGCTCCAGGGTCTGCTGGAACAGTGTGTGTTCACCGGTCAGGGCGAGGAATTGTTTAGGGAATTGCTTACGCGAAAGCGGCCAAAGACGTGAACCGCTACCACCTGACAAGATCACCGGAATCATATTGTTTACTCCATAAAATCGATTGGTTAGAGGCACGAACGCTGTGTCGTTTCACTCTTGTTTTTGTCTCGTATCCCGATGGCGCCGCGATCCCTTGTAGGAGTGAGCCTGCTCGCGATGAGTGAGAGTCAGTCGACATCAGTGTTGAATGTCAGACCGCAATCGCGAGCAGGCTCACTCCTACAGGGGGAGCCGCGTCAGTCAGGAAAAATGATTAGCGAGTCGACACCGGGCGTTTCACCCAGACTGGCGACAGGCTGCTGCCGGAACCGGTGACGTACAGCACTGCGGCCTCACCGCGCTCCAGGGCGACCGGTTTCACGTCGCCGACTTTCTTGTCGCCTTCGTACAGCGCGAGGCTGACTTTCACCGGGTTGATTTCACGTTCGCCACGGCCCTTGGCGGCCACGTTCGGCACCACGTCGGTCTTGCCGTCGGCGGTCTTCAGGGTCAGCGGCTTGTCGCTGAGGTTCTGTACCCGCACCAGGGATTTCTGCTTGTTCTTGAACGGCGGCTCTTCGATCAGTTGCGGCGCGCCGGAAGCGTTGTTGACCAGGGTGTAGTAGTGGTCACCGGCGAGTTTCACCGGCAAGGTCTGGCTGCCGATCCTGGCGCTGTAATCACCGCCCGGCATGAAGCTGAAGTCGCTGCTGGCCAGTGGCGCAACGTCGCTCAGATTAGTGCTGCCGACGGTGGCGCTGACTTCGGCGTTGCTGGCGTTGTAGACCCGCACGAAGGTCGAACCTTTCGGTGCGGTCGGGCCGTAGAGCGCAGCATCGCCACCGGCGAAAGCCTGGACCGACAGCACGCTGAGGCCAGCAACCAGTGCGAAGCTTTTAGCGAGACGACGAGGAGTAGTCGTGAAAGTCATGGTGTACCTCTCTTTCAGTTTTGCGCCCGATCGGGCGTCTCGGATTTAGTGTTGATTGCTACGTTTTGTTGGCGCGCGCCGGCTTGTTTAAGCTCTGCGACCCACTGCGGGTCGGCGTCGCCGATTTCGTTGTTCACAGGCAGATAACGTTCAGGAAACTCCCAGATCAGCACCTGTGGCGGGCTGTTCTTGAAGTCATCGCTTTTCAGGTAGCTGAGCATCGGCAGGATCGGGCCGTGGCCGTCTTCGGCGTAGTTCACGACGTCGCTGTGCAGCGCTTGTTTCAGCGCACCGACGAAGTTCCAGTTGGGGTTGGCGCTGTAGCTGGTGCCGATCAATGCGACCGGTACTTCGCTGTTGGCGAACAGTGCGTCGTCACCGGCAGGCTGCTCGGCGGCGGCCACGGTGTTGCGCTTTTGCAGCGGCTCTTGCGCCGGCATCAGGTTTTCGAACAGCGGATCGAGCGGCAGGAACAGACGCAGGTCGCCCTTGTGCGTGACCTTCTCCGCCGGCGTGGTGACGAAGCGCTGCGGCTCGCCACTGAGCGGGAATTTGTCGGCGATGGTTTTCGCCAGGGTGTTGGCTGCGATCTCGGCGCCTTCAGGCGTCCAGTGCGTGTCGGTGCGCAGGAACACTTGCTGACCGTTCTGCTTGGCCTGTTGCAGCGGGCCGAGCAGGTCCGGGGCGAGGATCTTGTCCGCCGCGACACGAGCATGGAAGTCCTGATAGAGATTGGCGTGGATGCTCGCCGGTTTCACTTCACCCAGGTGTTCCGGGTACAGGCGCACCTTGGCCGGAACGATTGCCATCACCAGTTTCACGCCTTTGGCCTTGAGGGTCTGGCGCACGCCTTCGACCAGCGCGTAGTTGCCTTGCAGGTTCAGCTCTTCGTTGACGATCGGGTTGAATTCCTCGTCGCTGTACAGCCACTGATCACGACCGAGCACCACGCCCGGACGACCTTCGTTGAACAGTTTGAAATCCAGCGCGGCCCAGAGATTGGTGCCCAGACGCTTGATCGGGAATTCATCGTCGTAGTGGGTTTCCACGGCTTTGGTCCAGCGGCCGTTGAGCACCGTCGCGTCGGCGTTGGTGCTGAAGCCGAAGAAGCTGCGCACCGACCACAGACCGAGCACCAGCAAGGTCACCAGAAACAGCGCGATATAGAAGATGCGTAATGAGCGGGTCATGTCAGATCCCTCAGAACTGGAAGTAAAGGAACGGCGAGAAGCTTTGCGCCGAGAGTTTGAGAATCGAGGCGATGAACAGCAGCAGGATCAGCCCGCGCATCACGTAGCGTGACCAGTCCGGGGTCCAGTAGGCCGGTTGCACCTGGGCTTCGACGCCGACGGTGTAGCCAGGCTCATGGATGCTTGCCGGGTTTTCGCCTGGAGCAGCTTTGATCATCCCCGGGGTCGCCGTGGCAGGGCCGTTGGCCTCGACATTGACTTCAGGTTTGCTCTTGGCCGGCGGCTGGTTGGTGTACAGATCTCGCAGACCGAAGAACGCCAACGTCATGTACGCAACGACAAGGGTCGCCACTTGCAGACCGGTGAGGCTGGCGCGATTGAGTTCCGACAGCGACCAGTCGCCGAAGCTGAACATTGCGCCGTACATGCGTCCGGCGACGTGCAGGTTCTCGGCGCGGAAGATCACCCAGCCCATCACCACCAGCAGGAAGGTCAGCGCCCAGCGGATCGGGTTGAGGCTGCGCGGCGAGGTGTTGATGCCGAGCATTTTTTCGATCGCCAGCCACATGCCGTGCCAGGCGCCCCAGACGATGTAGGTGATGTTCGCGCCGTGCCACAGACCACCCAGGAGCATGGTCAGGAACAGGTTGCGATAGGTCATCAGCGTGCCTTTGCGGTTACCGCCGAGGGTGATGTACAGGTAGTCACGCAGCCAGGTCGACAGGCTGATGTGCCAGCGGCGCCAGAACTCGGTGATCGACTGGCTGATGTATGGCTGCTTGAAGTTTTCCATGAAACGGAAACCCATCATCAAGCCCAGACCGATGGCCATGTCGCTGTAACCGGAGAAGTCGAAATACAGCTGCGCGGTGTAGGCCAGCGCGCCGAGCCAGGCATCACCGGTGGTTGGGTTTTGCAGGGCGAAGCAATGGTCGGCCACCACCGCGAGGGTGTCAGCAATGAACACCTTCTTGATGAAGCCCTGCATGAACCGCGTGCAGCCCTCGGAGAACTTGTCGAGGGTGTGCGTGCGGTTGTTGAACTGGTCGGCGAGGTCGCGGAAACGCAGGACCGGGCCGGCAATCAGGTGCGGGAAGATCGCCACGAACGCCGCGAAGTCGATCAGGTTGCGCGTGGCCGGGGTGTCGCCGCGATACACGTCGATGATGTAGCTGATCGACTCGAAGATGTAGAACGAAATACCGATCGGCAACAGCACGTGGGTCAGGATGAACGGCTCCAGACCGAACGAGGTCATGATCGCGTTGATGCTGTCGACACCGAAGTTGGCGTACTTGAAGTAGCCGAGGATGCACAGGTCGACCGCTACGCCGAGCAGCAGCCAGCGCTGTGCCGGTTTGGTTCTGACGCCGGCGGCACCGACTTTGAGGCCGATCCAGTAGTTCCACAATGTGACGGCGGCGAACAGTGCGAGGAAGTCCACCCGCCACCACGCGTAAAACACGTAGCTGGCGATCAGCAGCAGCAGGTTGCGATAGCGTTGCCCGCTCAAGTAGTACAAGCCGAGAAAGATCGGCAAGAACAGAAACAGGAACACGTTGGATGAAAATACCATCCCGATCTCTCCATGTTTGAACCAACAGTCAAGGGCCAAAGCCCCCCCCAACCCCCCCGTGAAAAACCGGAGGGATGTGATCGTTCCCACGCTCTGCGTGGGAATGCCTCTTGTGACGCTCTGCGTCACGCTTTGGGACGCAGAGCATCCCGTGCTGCATTCCCACGCAGAGCGTGGGAACGATCAGCGACTAACTGCCCTTGTTGCCCTTTTCATGGGACGGGTCGTAGACCTTGGTCAGGTCCCCACCCAGGCGGAAGGTCTTGAACGGCTGCATGCCGTGCTTCTTCTCGATCACATCCGGCGCACAGGTGTAGAGCGTGCAGAACGGTTCGAGCCAGGCGAATTTCATGTCCTCTTTCAGGTCAGTCATGTCCTGTTCTTTACCGTTCTTCTTCTCGAACGCATCCGGGTCTTTCACCCCGGCCAGTACCCGGTCACCCAGACGCTTCAGCGCGCTGTTGTTTTCCTGACGCAGATCGACACCGTTGACCTGGGCGAAACTGGCGATCATCGCCAGCGGCGGCAGGGCGTAGTTGTGATAGGCGAGGGCGCGTTGCTGGCGCTTGAGTTCGTTCGGCAGGTAGCCGTCGGCGTCGACTTGATTGACCCCGACCTTGTATTCCTTCACCGCCCAGTCGAACAGGTCGCGGCGGTTGGTCGCAACCGAGGTCGCCATCACCGACCATGCGGCCCAGTACGAGTGGTTGTTGGTTTTATCCAGCGGCAGGTTGTCCCAGTCGCTGACCACCTGGTCGGCCATTTTGCTGAACCACGCCTCGATCAACTGCGCCTCTTGCTGATGCTCGGCCAGTGGATGCGAGTCGGAGAACTTCAGGCGAATGTAGGACGAGGCCATGCTGCCCAGCGCCCATTTGCGCATCGACTTGCCGGTGTGGTTGAAGTCCTTGGACATCAACGCATCCGCCTTGGCCCACGCGGTCAACCAGTTCAGCGTGCAATCGAGCTGCTCCGGGCGACCGTCGCGCATGAACTGCATCACCCGTTTGGCGGTGCCGCGTTCCAGCGTGGTGATGTCTTTGGTGGTGTCGCGGAAGGCTTTTTCCGACTGCACGTTCAGCGTCGCGCGGGCCTTGTCCGAGCCTTCGTATTTGCTGCGAAATTGCAGCGGTCCGGTGTACGGCGCCGGCATCGCGTCGCAGCCTTCGCTTTTGTCGCCGGTCTTGAATTTATCCACCGGTGCGAAGTAGCCCTGCGGTGGGCGCAGTGGCGCAGCGGCCTGTGTGGCGCCGGCGAACATCGCCAGGCTCAGCAGGGTGGGGGCCAATAAAGATTTCAATTTCGGATTTCGCATAGCAGACCTCATTGCCCGACCTGAGCGGTTTGTTGCCCAGCGCCCGGGAATACGTTGCGTTTGCAGATTTTCGCTTCGACTTTTTGTGGCGCAGTGCCCGCTTCCGGACCCTGGACTTCGACCGCCAGCAGGTTTTGCGAGGCCCAGTCTTCGTCGGTGCGCAACTCAAAGGCGAAACGACCGTCGGTGTCGGAGGTTTCCGGTTTCTCGATCTTGATGTCCTCGTGGCGACCGTTCATGTACCAGAGGGTGGCGTGCAGGGTTTTCACCGAGGTGTCGGCGAAGCGGATGTCGACCTGGTGGCTGCTGTTCTGCAGGTTCAGGTTTTTGCTGTTGACCAGCAGTTCTTGCCTGGTGCCCGGTTTCAGCGTGGTGCTGCCGGTCATCTGGGCGTCTTTGCCTTCGCAGCCGTTGTCGAGAAGGGACATCATCTGGCGATAGATGGTTTCCTGGTCGAGGCGGTACAGCGGCGAGAATTCCCAGATGAGAATCTTCGGCGGAGTCTTCTGGAATTCGTCGCTGCCCAGGTACTGCAGCATCGAACCTTCCAGGCCACCGCCAGGAAACGCGACGTTGAGAATATCGGCGCCGATGGCCTCTTCGAGGAAGCCGGCGAAGTTGTAGTTCTTGCCACTGTGCGAAGTACCGACGAGGGTGATTTGCGGGTTGCCGGAATCACCGAACAGGTCGCCGTCACCGGCCTCGCCTTTTGGCTCGGTGGTGAATTGATCCATGTACTGGATCGCGTAACTGGTGCCGCACAGTTGCCCGGCCATGTTGTGCAGGGTGCCGGTCTTGCCCATGCGCCCGGAGCGCTTGGTTTCGAATTCACGCTTGGGAATGTCGGCAAAGGCCGGGATCTGCTTGACCTTCTCGGCGACGATTTTCGCCGTACGCTGCGCACCGTATGGCGTCCAGTGCTGGTCGCCGCGGAAGTAAAAATCGTGAGCGGGCAGAGTGTCCGGCAGCGATTCGTTGGTCAGCGGCGACAGGTCCGGCACCACGTAACCCATCTGCGCGAAACGGCCGAGCATGGTCTTGTAGTTGCCCAGCGCTTTTTCGTAATCGAATGCGGCTTTTTCCTGCGGGTTGAGCTTGTTGCGGTTCACCAGACCACGGGTCGGCTGGTAGACGATCACCAGTTCGACGCCTTTGCTCTTGAACGCATCATGCAGCTGTTGCAGGCGTTTGTAGCCGGCCGGGGTGGTGTTGAACTCGGTGCGCAAATCTTCCTGCGTGCGGAACAGCCAGTCGCCCTGCGCCTGCACCAGGGTGGTGAAGTTCTGCTGATAACGCGTGGTGTAGTTCTTCGCGTCGTGGGCGGCCGGGCACAGGTTGCAGCACGGTTCGGCGCTGAATTTTGGCGGCGTGGCAGCGGCGCTTTCATCGGCACGGGCGCCGTTGCTGGCCGCGAGAATGCCCACGGTCAGGGCCGACAGGCTGAGTAATTTGATCAAGTGTGAGTGCATAAAATTATCCTCAGTCCCGCATTTCGGTCTGGCGTTCGACAGGGTCGATCAGCACGGCTTTCTGCTGGCGCACCAGCAGGTCGAGAATTTCATCCTGGCGCTCGCCGAGGATGCCGTTGAAACTGATGCCGCTGGATTTGGTCGGCGCCAGCATCGATACGCGGTACAGCTCGACGCTCAAGGGCGAATCGATCGACAGCGGGCCGCTGCCGTTGGCCGCCAGTTCACCGCCAACCACGATCAGCGACACCTGGGCGTCGAACGGGTCGAGCTTGATGTCACGGTCGGTGTCGGTCAGGTCCTTGATGTGGCCGTAGACGCCGGTCAGGCCGTTGGCCATGGCGACGTTTTCGTAGAGGCGGATGTTCACGCTGTTACGAATGCGGATGCCGTGGCGCTTGTTGCTGATGACCTTGTTGCCCCACAGCAGGTTGTCGGCGGACTCGTAGAGGGTGATGCCGTCGGTGTGGTTCTTGTAGATCTCGTTGTAGGCAATGATGTTGTTGACGCTGTTACGGTCGATCACCAGGCCCGAGAGATGGTTGTCGAAGCTCTTGTTGTTGAAGATGAAGCTGTCGTTGACCTCACGGGAAATAATGATCCCGTGTTTCTTCTTGGTGCCATGCACGGTGTTCTCGGCAATGATCAGGCCGTGGGAACGGTCGTGCGGGTCGATGCCGTAAACGATGTTGTCTTTGTAGGTGTTGCCCTTGACCACGAAGTCGCGGGTCTCGTAGCAGTAGAAGCCGTACCACATGTCGGAGAACTCGGAGCCGACGATCCAGCCAGTCGGTTCAGGACGCTTGAGGACCTTGGCCATGTTCGGCGTGTACTGGGAAATACTCACCCCGTACGACTTACTGTTGGCATAGCCGAAGCTGGCCATCTTGCTGTTGACGATGTAGGTCTCGGTACCGCCCCAGGCCAGCAGGAACGGACGGAACTCCTTCGGCGAACGGAAGGTGGCCGGGCCGTTGTCCTTCTCGCGCCAGCCGGTGACCTTGGTGTCACGCACGAACAACTGACCGTCGTTGACCAGGAACGAACCGCCCTCTTGCGACAGGCGCAATTCCTGGGTCTGGCCATCGATTTCGAGAATGCCTTTACGGCCGACGACGATCGGCAACTTCGCCAGGTACACGCCCGGCGAGGTTTCGCTGAAGTACTGCTTGGGCAGTTTCTTCGCCAGGTCCTTGAGGTTCAGGTAGCCGTCGTCGACGAAGATCGCCTGCGGGATGCCGTGCTGACGCACCACCCATTCAGCCATCTTGTTGTCGCCGCCGATGAAGTCCTTCAAGGCGTCTTCCTGCATCATCCGGCGCACGCTGATCTTGCCCGGTTTGCTACGCACGATTTTCGCGGCGGCAGCCTCGGCGGTGAAGCCGGACAAGTCGGGCAGTTTCGGCTTGGCCAGTTCCAGCGCCTCGGTCGGTGCACTGCTGACGGTGTAGGTCTTGGCTTGTTGCAGCTCTTTGGCGGTGGTCACAGGCTTGGCCGGTTCCACCGTGGCGAAGGCGCCAGCGGAGGCCAGCAGCATGGCGCCGGCCAACAGGCTGAGCGAGCCTTTCCTTGCATGGTGCATGTCGGGCACTCCCTTGGCGGTTTGCATCAGAAGCGCCAGATCACGTCGATGAACGCGCGGTGCATGTACGAATCAACCTGCTTGCCATAGGCATCGCCCGGTTTGAACACGCCGCCACGCAAGCGCACCAGCGCCGACGGTTCATCGATCGACTGGCTCAGCGCCGCCGGCAGCAGGCCTTGCTTGAAGTACTTGGTGACCACCAGGTCCATCTCCTGACCCAGGTCCTTGTTGCCATCCTGCAGCGGCAGCGAGGTGCTGGAGAGGATCGCGCCGGTGACGTCGTCGGTGTTGTTTTCCACGGCGTTGATGCCGTTGCTGCCCACCGGCTTGTTGCCGTCCACGCGCCAGAACTTGTGGTAGATCAGGCTGGCGTCGTACTGGTCGTTGAGCATCCACGAACCGAACAGGGTGGCGGTCTGCATGTTGCTCATTTCGCCACGGAACGCTTCGCCGAAGCGGTGAACGCGTGAGCGCGTACCGGTGTAGTTGGAGCGGTTGCTCTCCAGACCGTTCTGTTGGTAGTCGGCGCTGGCACGGGCATACGCCGCGCCGACCTGCCACTGCGGATCGAGGCGCAGACGCACGCCGAGGTCGGTGGCCCAGCCGTTGATGTCGTCGCTGCGCTTGGCTTGTGCCGGGCGCGTACCGTCGGCGTTCAGCGCGTTGACCGTGTCGCGGTCGCCGCTCATGCCGGTGATGCTGCCCCAGTAGTTGACGGTGTTGGTGTTGCGCCAGTTGTAGGCGTCGCTGTCGGCGGTCAGGCCGAGCCAGCTGATGTCGCCGTTCTGGGTTTTATCGAGGGTGTCGCGGGGCACACCCGGTTCGGCGTAATCGAGTTTGCCGTCATCGTGGGTGTGGTGGCCGCGAATGCCGACCCAGTTACCCGGTGCCCACTGGTAGGCGGCATCGGCGTAGGCGTGCAGGCGATCCTTGTCTTTGGGGGCCAGTTCTTTCAGGTCGGTGCGGTATTCGCTGAAGCGTTCGGCGACGCCGACGTTGGCGCGCAGCAGGGTGGTGTCGAACGTCCAGTTCAGCGCTTCGATGTTGGTGTCGCGCCATTGGCCGTCGTCATTGCGCAGGCGCTGGCGACCGAACTTGAGCATTTCGCCCGGGTACGGCGTGAAGCCGCTGTAGCCGACCCAGAACTCGCGCATCGCCAAGTAGTTTTTCTTGGTCTGGCGGTCACCGCTGTCGGTGGTTGCGGCGCCATCGGATTGCTGCAGGGTGTCGGTCTCGATGATGTCGGTGGAGGTCACGGCCTGGCCCATGGCGTAGGCGCTCCACGCGCCGCTTTCGCCGTAGATCCACGGACGCAGGTCCAGGCCCACACCGTTGACGTCGCCACCGGGTGCGGTACCGAGGTCGCGGTCGTCTTCGGACTGGCCGGTGATTTTCACTTCCAGGCCGAAGTTCTTGGTTTCGGTCATCGCGGCCAGAGTCGGGCAAGACCAGATCAGCGCGAACGTGAGGCCAATACCGGCCTTCACAAAGGGATTCAACTTCATAGGGATTCCTCGCCGTCTTCTTCTTGCAGGGCGTGCAGTTGCAGCGTGTTCTGGTTCAGGGCGCCACGGCTGGCCTGTTCCTGTTGCAGCAGGCGCTGGGCTTCGGCCAGACGCTCGGGCGGCAATTGCGCTGCGAGGGTGGTCGCCAGTTCATCGGCTTGCGGTGTGTTCTGTGCCTTGGCCAACTGGCTGAACACGTAGGCGTTGAGCGGGTCGGGCTTGGTGCCCTTGCCTTGGGAAAACAGTTGGGCGATGGCGAAATCGGCGCTGTTCTGGCCGTTGCGCGCAGCGGTCAGCAGATGGTCGAGAGCCTTCTGCGGATAGACCTTGCCCAGATATCCACGGCGATAGATCTGGCCGAGGTAGTAGTCGGCGGCGACTTCACGGCCGACGGCTTTCTGGAAGTGTGCTTCGGCGACTTTCGCATCGGCCGGGACCATTTTGCCTTCGTAGTAGAGCTTGCCCAGCAACAGTTCGGCGCGCGGCTGGTCAGCGG from Pseudomonas sp. P8_229 encodes:
- a CDS encoding alginate export family protein, whose amino-acid sequence is MKLNPFVKAGIGLTFALIWSCPTLAAMTETKNFGLEVKITGQSEDDRDLGTAPGGDVNGVGLDLRPWIYGESGAWSAYAMGQAVTSTDIIETDTLQQSDGAATTDSGDRQTKKNYLAMREFWVGYSGFTPYPGEMLKFGRQRLRNDDGQWRDTNIEALNWTFDTTLLRANVGVAERFSEYRTDLKELAPKDKDRLHAYADAAYQWAPGNWVGIRGHHTHDDGKLDYAEPGVPRDTLDKTQNGDISWLGLTADSDAYNWRNTNTVNYWGSITGMSGDRDTVNALNADGTRPAQAKRSDDINGWATDLGVRLRLDPQWQVGAAYARASADYQQNGLESNRSNYTGTRSRVHRFGEAFRGEMSNMQTATLFGSWMLNDQYDASLIYHKFWRVDGNKPVGSNGINAVENNTDDVTGAILSSTSLPLQDGNKDLGQEMDLVVTKYFKQGLLPAALSQSIDEPSALVRLRGGVFKPGDAYGKQVDSYMHRAFIDVIWRF
- a CDS encoding alginate O-acetyltransferase, whose amino-acid sequence is MTRSLRIFYIALFLVTLLVLGLWSVRSFFGFSTNADATVLNGRWTKAVETHYDDEFPIKRLGTNLWAALDFKLFNEGRPGVVLGRDQWLYSDEEFNPIVNEELNLQGNYALVEGVRQTLKAKGVKLVMAIVPAKVRLYPEHLGEVKPASIHANLYQDFHARVAADKILAPDLLGPLQQAKQNGQQVFLRTDTHWTPEGAEIAANTLAKTIADKFPLSGEPQRFVTTPAEKVTHKGDLRLFLPLDPLFENLMPAQEPLQKRNTVAAAEQPAGDDALFANSEVPVALIGTSYSANPNWNFVGALKQALHSDVVNYAEDGHGPILPMLSYLKSDDFKNSPPQVLIWEFPERYLPVNNEIGDADPQWVAELKQAGARQQNVAINTKSETPDRAQN
- a CDS encoding alginate O-acetyltransferase AlgF — encoded protein: MTFTTTPRRLAKSFALVAGLSVLSVQAFAGGDAALYGPTAPKGSTFVRVYNASNAEVSATVGSTNLSDVAPLASSDFSFMPGGDYSARIGSQTLPVKLAGDHYYTLVNNASGAPQLIEEPPFKNKQKSLVRVQNLSDKPLTLKTADGKTDVVPNVAAKGRGEREINPVKVSLALYEGDKKVGDVKPVALERGEAAVLYVTGSGSSLSPVWVKRPVSTR
- a CDS encoding MBOAT family protein, whose translation is MVFSSNVFLFLFLPIFLGLYYLSGQRYRNLLLLIASYVFYAWWRVDFLALFAAVTLWNYWIGLKVGAAGVRTKPAQRWLLLGVAVDLCILGYFKYANFGVDSINAIMTSFGLEPFILTHVLLPIGISFYIFESISYIIDVYRGDTPATRNLIDFAAFVAIFPHLIAGPVLRFRDLADQFNNRTHTLDKFSEGCTRFMQGFIKKVFIADTLAVVADHCFALQNPTTGDAWLGALAYTAQLYFDFSGYSDMAIGLGLMMGFRFMENFKQPYISQSITEFWRRWHISLSTWLRDYLYITLGGNRKGTLMTYRNLFLTMLLGGLWHGANITYIVWGAWHGMWLAIEKMLGINTSPRSLNPIRWALTFLLVVMGWVIFRAENLHVAGRMYGAMFSFGDWSLSELNRASLTGLQVATLVVAYMTLAFFGLRDLYTNQPPAKSKPEVNVEANGPATATPGMIKAAPGENPASIHEPGYTVGVEAQVQPAYWTPDWSRYVMRGLILLLFIASILKLSAQSFSPFLYFQF
- a CDS encoding mannose-1-phosphate guanylyltransferase/mannose-6-phosphate isomerase, whose translation is MIPVILSGGSGSRLWPLSRKQFPKQFLALTGEHTLFQQTLERLVFEGMDTPIVVCNKDHRFIVNEQLANRNLECQRILMEPFGRNTAPAVALTAMMLVNEGRDELMLVLPADHVLEDQKALQRALALATVAAENGEMVLFGVPATKPETGYGYIKSTADSLLPEGVSRVSHFVEKPDVKRATEYVESGGYYWNSGMFLFRASRFLEELKKHDPDIYDTCLLTLERSQQDADTVTLDEATFACCPDNSIDYSVMEKTQRACVVPLSAGWSDVGCWSSLWEVNEKDANGNVSKGDVVIQDSKNCMIHGNGKLVSVIGLENIVVVETKDAMMIAHKDKVQGVKQMVNTLNEQGRSETQNHCEVYRPWGSYDSVDMGGRFQVKHISVKPGACLSLQMHHHRAEHWIVVSGTAEVTCDENVFLLCENQSTYIPIASVHRLRNPGKIPLEIIEVQSGSYLGEDDIERFEDIYGRSTPIERGVSVKTIAQ
- a CDS encoding mannuronate-specific alginate lyase, translated to MRNPKLKSLLAPTLLSLAMFAGATQAAAPLRPPQGYFAPVDKFKTGDKSEGCDAMPAPYTGPLQFRSKYEGSDKARATLNVQSEKAFRDTTKDITTLERGTAKRVMQFMRDGRPEQLDCTLNWLTAWAKADALMSKDFNHTGKSMRKWALGSMASSYIRLKFSDSHPLAEHQQEAQLIEAWFSKMADQVVSDWDNLPLDKTNNHSYWAAWSVMATSVATNRRDLFDWAVKEYKVGVNQVDADGYLPNELKRQQRALAYHNYALPPLAMIASFAQVNGVDLRQENNSALKRLGDRVLAGVKDPDAFEKKNGKEQDMTDLKEDMKFAWLEPFCTLYTCAPDVIEKKHGMQPFKTFRLGGDLTKVYDPSHEKGNKGS
- a CDS encoding alginate O-acetyltransferase, whose protein sequence is MHSHLIKLLSLSALTVGILAASNGARADESAAATPPKFSAEPCCNLCPAAHDAKNYTTRYQQNFTTLVQAQGDWLFRTQEDLRTEFNTTPAGYKRLQQLHDAFKSKGVELVIVYQPTRGLVNRNKLNPQEKAAFDYEKALGNYKTMLGRFAQMGYVVPDLSPLTNESLPDTLPAHDFYFRGDQHWTPYGAQRTAKIVAEKVKQIPAFADIPKREFETKRSGRMGKTGTLHNMAGQLCGTSYAIQYMDQFTTEPKGEAGDGDLFGDSGNPQITLVGTSHSGKNYNFAGFLEEAIGADILNVAFPGGGLEGSMLQYLGSDEFQKTPPKILIWEFSPLYRLDQETIYRQMMSLLDNGCEGKDAQMTGSTTLKPGTRQELLVNSKNLNLQNSSHQVDIRFADTSVKTLHATLWYMNGRHEDIKIEKPETSDTDGRFAFELRTDEDWASQNLLAVEVQGPEAGTAPQKVEAKICKRNVFPGAGQQTAQVGQ
- the algG gene encoding mannuronan 5-epimerase AlgG codes for the protein MHHARKGSLSLLAGAMLLASAGAFATVEPAKPVTTAKELQQAKTYTVSSAPTEALELAKPKLPDLSGFTAEAAAAKIVRSKPGKISVRRMMQEDALKDFIGGDNKMAEWVVRQHGIPQAIFVDDGYLNLKDLAKKLPKQYFSETSPGVYLAKLPIVVGRKGILEIDGQTQELRLSQEGGSFLVNDGQLFVRDTKVTGWREKDNGPATFRSPKEFRPFLLAWGGTETYIVNSKMASFGYANSKSYGVSISQYTPNMAKVLKRPEPTGWIVGSEFSDMWYGFYCYETRDFVVKGNTYKDNIVYGIDPHDRSHGLIIAENTVHGTKKKHGIIISREVNDSFIFNNKSFDNHLSGLVIDRNSVNNIIAYNEIYKNHTDGITLYESADNLLWGNKVISNKRHGIRIRNSVNIRLYENVAMANGLTGVYGHIKDLTDTDRDIKLDPFDAQVSLIVVGGELAANGSGPLSIDSPLSVELYRVSMLAPTKSSGISFNGILGERQDEILDLLVRQQKAVLIDPVERQTEMRD